The nucleotide sequence GCCGTGATGCTGCGCGCCGGGCTGGACGGCATCGAGCGCCGCTTGCCGCTTGTTGATCCCGTCGAAGAGAACGTCTCCGGCTTCGAGCCCGCGCTGCTCGCCGAATACAACCTCAAGTCGTTGCCCGCGAGCCTCGAAGACGCGCTGAGCGAACTGCGGCGCGACGAGGTGATCTGCGAGGCGCTGGGCCCGCAGGTGCTGGAACGATTCCTCGAAGCCAAAGAGATCGAGTGGGAAGAGTACCGGAAGCAGGTCACCCCATGGGAGCTGCAACGCTATCTCGCCGAGTATTAGACGCCGCGCCGGGGCCGCAGCAACGGCGGGCGGTGGATCTGCACCGCCCGCCGTTCAGCGCCTGACATCGTCTCAGTCCAGCAACGTGTAGCGCTCGTCCTCGCCGAAATGCTTGTCGCGCACGAACTGGCCGGGCGTCGAGAGCGCGCCGTGCGCCCGCGCGACCTCGTATTCGGTGGCGCAGCCGTTGCACAGCGCATAGCGGCCGTAACGGATCACGCCGGCCGCCGGTCGCGGCCGCTGACAGGCGTCGCAGTAGACGCGGTCCGTTTGGCGCACGCCGCGCGCCAGGTCGTCGTCGATGAACAGGCGCATTGCCGAGCGGATTGCCTCGATCTGGCCGCGTGAAAGCGATCGGGTGGCGGTCTCCGCCGCGGGAAGCGTGATCAGCGGCGCGACCGACTGCGCGCCGGTGGCGAGCGAAGAGGGGAGAGGCGTCCGGCTCGCCGGCAGACCGCCCCCGAGGCTTACCATACTGTGGCTCCTTGTCACCGCAGACCAGCACACACGTGCGATCCACGGCAAGGCCAGTGTACGGGCGGCGGCCTGCGGCCGCATAATTCCGCCGGGGTAGATCGTATCGCCGGTGTTTCGCCGCGGGGACTAGGAGAGGCGGCAGCGGCGCAAGGCCGCCGTCAGCTCGCGGCCTGCGTCGGGCTTGCGCTGTTCGCCTCCAGGATGTAGCCGATGCCCTGCACGGTGCGGATGTAGCGCGGCTCGGCCGGGTTCTTCTCCAGCTTCTGGCGCAAGCGGCTCACCCAGACGCGCAGGTACTGCAAGTCGTCGCGGTACTCCGGCCCCCAGGTGCGGGTGAGCAGATCCTCGTGCAGCATCACGCGCCCGGCGTTCGAACAGAGTTGCTGCAAGAGCTGCCACTCGGTGCGGCTGAGCACGACCGGCTTCTCTTCCACAAACACGGTGCGGCGCGCAAGGTCGATGACGATGTCGCCGCACTGCAGGCGATTACCGGTGGTGGGCGCCTCGCGCACCTGCGAACGGCGCAGCACCGCGCGCACACGCGCCGTCAGCTCTTCCGGATTGAACGGCTTGGGCAGATAGTCGTCGGCGCCCAGCTCCAGGCCCATGATCTTGTCCGAGTCGGTGCCCTTGGCCGTGAGCAGGATCACCGGCACGCCGGACGACTCACGAATCTTCTTCAAGACCTGCAGCCCGTCCATGCCCGGCATGATGATATCCAGTACGACCAGCTCCGGACGGATGCGAGGAATCGCCTGCAACGCCTCCTCGCCGCGCTCGGCCATGCTCACGCCGAAGCCCTGCGCGGTCAGCTCGATGCGTACCAGACGCAAGATCTTGTGATCGTCGTCGACGACCAGCACCAGCGGCTTGTTCATCATCCCGTGCCTTGCAAAACTGTGAAGCTTTCACCACTCACCATATCATGGGTGCGCAAGGGGTGGAACGCTCGGAAACCCGCCCGTGGCGCGCTTTGTCAGGATTTCGCGGTACAATGGTTGTGGCCCGGCGCCGCACGCGAGCGCGCCGGCCGACGGCAGGTGAATCGATGCGCATCGACTGGGATAAGACCATCAACGAGATCTTCAGCGAGAAAGTGGCCTGCCTGCGCTGCGGCCGGCTGAGTCCCGAGATCGTGGTGGGCTACTCCCGCTCACCCGGCGTCGCTGCGTTCTCTCCGCGGCGCCACGAATGCCCCCACGCCGATGACTGCGACGCCCGCCGTCTCGTCGTCGTCTGCGAGAGCTGTGCCCGCGACCTGCGCCTGCGCGCCCGCAAGGTCGACGAAGAGACGATGATGGGCATGATCCTCAACGAGTGCCGGCGCGAGCTGGACGAGGGTCTCGACTACCTGGCCGACTATTGGCAGGAAGACCTCGATATCGGCCCCGAAGAGATGGACAAGCGCCTGGAAGAGGTCGACGCCGAGGTCTTTGAGGAAGAGAACGGACGCCGAGATAAGCTCGAAGATGAGTATCTCAGCCTGCACAAGTGGTTCCGCGAGCACGGCCGGCCCATTCCCGACCCTGGCTGGCGGTCCGAATACGTCGAAGAGATCATCGCCCTCGGCTACAGCACCAGGCTCGGCGACTAACAGCTCGCCATGACCTCGTTGCCCCGCCTGCTGCTGCTCTACGACAGCCGTGGCGGCCTCGTCGAACAACTTGCCGAGGCCGTGGCCACGGGCGTGAAGGCGGCGGGCGGGGTCGAGCTGGCCCGGCTGCGCGTGGACGACGCCGATCCAGCCGAGTTGACGCTCTGCGACGCGCTGATCGTTGGCTCGCCCAACTGGAGCGGCATGACCGGCAAGCTCAAAGAGTGGTTCGACCACTCCGGCGACCTTTGGGAGACGGGCGAGCTGGCCGGCAAGCCCGGCGCCTGTTTCACCGCCGGCTACTCGCGCTCAGGCGGCACCGAAGCAACCTTGCTGCAACTGATGCATCTGCTGCTCTCGCACGGTATGCTGTTCGTCGGCCTGCCCTGGACGGCGCGCATGCGCGTGGCCGGCTCCTACTACGGCGCAACCGCGCACGGCGCCGTCACCGAGGAAGACCGGCTGCAGGCGCGGACGTTGGGTGATCGCGTCGCGCGGCTTACCGCCGTGCTTGCCGCGGCGGCTGACGAGCCGGGCTGAGCCTGCGATCGAGCATCCGTGCGCCCCGGAGTGATCGCTATGCCGCTGCCGGCCGAGTCGGTTCCGGCGCAGACCTTGCTCGACGCCCTCAGACGGTGCGGCGTCAAGTTCATCGTCTCCGTGCCCGATACGCACCAGAAGTCGTTGCTGGCGCTGTTGGACACGGTGCACGACATTCGCGTGATCACCTGCTGCACCGAGGACGAGGCCGTCTGCGTAGCGATGGGCCTCTGGATCGGCGGCGCGCCGGTGGCAATGATGATCCAGCATGCCGGGCTCTACGCCTGCGTCAACCATCTGCGCGGCGTCGGCCTCGATCTGAAGGCACCGCTGTTCATGCTGATCGGCCTGCTGGGCCGCGACGTGAACAAGGCGCCGCGCGACAATACCGGCTCCATGGTGCGCCTGGCCGAGCCGCTGCTCGACACGCTGGGCATCAAGCACTATCTCGTGGATGGCCCCGAGGACGTGCGGCTGATCGAGCCG is from Dehalococcoidia bacterium and encodes:
- a CDS encoding response regulator transcription factor gives rise to the protein MNKPLVLVVDDDHKILRLVRIELTAQGFGVSMAERGEEALQAIPRIRPELVVLDIIMPGMDGLQVLKKIRESSGVPVILLTAKGTDSDKIMGLELGADDYLPKPFNPEELTARVRAVLRRSQVREAPTTGNRLQCGDIVIDLARRTVFVEEKPVVLSRTEWQLLQQLCSNAGRVMLHEDLLTRTWGPEYRDDLQYLRVWVSRLRQKLEKNPAEPRYIRTVQGIGYILEANSASPTQAAS
- a CDS encoding NAD(P)H-dependent oxidoreductase, with translation MTSLPRLLLLYDSRGGLVEQLAEAVATGVKAAGGVELARLRVDDADPAELTLCDALIVGSPNWSGMTGKLKEWFDHSGDLWETGELAGKPGACFTAGYSRSGGTEATLLQLMHLLLSHGMLFVGLPWTARMRVAGSYYGATAHGAVTEEDRLQARTLGDRVARLTAVLAAAADEPG
- a CDS encoding thiamine pyrophosphate-binding protein, which codes for MPLPAESVPAQTLLDALRRCGVKFIVSVPDTHQKSLLALLDTVHDIRVITCCTEDEAVCVAMGLWIGGAPVAMMIQHAGLYACVNHLRGVGLDLKAPLFMLIGLLGRDVNKAPRDNTGSMVRLAEPLLDTLGIKHYLVDGPEDVRLIEPAYREALNREAPVAVLIGAQTA